Below is a window of Geomonas oryzisoli DNA.
ATGCTCCACCCCTTTGCCGTGCCGAGGTCGACTTCCCCGGCGGCCTCGCCCGCTCCGATGCTGCCGCGGTAGGCAAGGCGCGCCTTGCCGGCAAGAAGCGGCAGCAGCTCCAGCCGCACCTTCACCCGGCCGAGTTTGAGGATCGCTCCCTTCTCGGAGCCGAGCTCCACCTTGTCGGCCTTGAGCCCCAGCGGAAAACTCTTGCCGAAGCCGGTGCACTCCAGGGTGTATCCCGCGTTCTCCGCGACCCGGACCAGGACCCCCTTGATGGCGTCGTTCGGGGTGAACAGCAGCGTCAGGAGCAGGAACAAAATGAGCGCCGCGGGTACGCCGCAGGCAAGGTAAAGGGTGCGTCTGTTCATCTATTTCCCCGCCGGTGCCGGCTTGATGAGGGCGATGGTGAGAGTGAGGTCGAGCTTGGACGGGTCGTCGAACCTCTGCTTGATCAGGGCTTTCTTGACCGTCACCGGCCGGGCACCTTTCTCCAGGCGGTAGATCAGGTTGACCGTCTCGTTGGCGGATAGCCCTTCCATGCGCAGTTCGGCGGCGTCCTCCACGTAGCCCGGGATGTCATCGCCCTTGATGGATTTGACCTGGCTGGAGCGACCCTTGATGCCGATCTCGTCCACGATCTTGGCCGGGGAATCGTCCGCCTTGGTGGCCATCAGCCGGTTGGCCAGGCGCTGGGCTCCCTGGTTCGCCTCCTGGTAGCGCAGCTTCAGGCGCATCATTTCGGCGATGTCTGCCTCGCGCGCGGCGCGCTTT
It encodes the following:
- a CDS encoding general secretion pathway protein GspM, giving the protein MKREEMITLLQGLDQRTRQRIGVAIAIVLAILVLLSAANSRISVLEKKRAAREADIAEMMRLKLRYQEANQGAQRLANRLMATKADDSPAKIVDEIGIKGRSSQVKSIKGDDIPGYVEDAAELRMEGLSANETVNLIYRLEKGARPVTVKKALIKQRFDDPSKLDLTLTIALIKPAPAGK